The following is a genomic window from Cydia amplana chromosome 23, ilCydAmpl1.1, whole genome shotgun sequence.
CTGGACATCCCCCCACGTGTTTAAAGATATGAAGAAATACGACTACTGGTTGTACCGTAAACTGCAATACGCTGTGGCCGTCCTGTTTAAAGGCGACCTGAACTATAGGAAACTGCTTGGAGAGAAGAATGTGCCGCCTATTACACCGCTACTGCAAGCGCTGCaaggtatcttatcttatctttcagTGTCAGTAAGGCATCTTATCTTATGAAGACATATGACTACTGGTTGTACCGTAAACTGCAATACGCTGTGGCCGTCCTGTTTAAAGGCGACCTGAACTATAGGAAACTGCTTGGAGAGAAGAATGTGCCGCCTATTACACCGCTACTGCAAGCGCTGCaaggtatcttatcttatctttcagTGTCAGTAAGGCATCTTATCTTATGAAGACATATGACTACTGGTTGTACCGCAAACTGCAATACGCTGTGGCCGTCCTGTTTAAAGGCGACCTGAACTATAGGAAACTGCTTGGAGAGAAGAATGTGCCGCCTATTACACCGCTACTGCAAGCGCTGCaaggtatcttatcttatctttcagTGTCAGTAAGGCATCTTATCTTATGAAGACATATGACTACTGGTTGTACCGCAAACTGCAATACGCTGTGGCCGTCCTGTTTAAAGGCGACCTGAACTATAGGTGTGAGGAACAGAACGTTCCATCGCTCTGTTGCATAGACTACGCCGACTGTCATGGTAACCTAACTGTAAAAACGTGTTGAATAAAaagctaattaattaatttagactCTTTATTTCAATATATAACAATTGGCGACGAGATATTAGTACCTCGTGTGCACAATTAGGGTGATAAAACTAAAATCTACAAGTGGTTTCGACTTTAAGTGGTTTAAGTGTGAGACTAATACAATGGTAATGGCTGCCACGCGTAAAGGTTATGTCACTACAATAAATTAATGTCGGACTCAGAATATCAAGATGCAGATTTGATGGAAGAGGAAAATTCGGAGGAAAGGTCGAATATTATACAAGAAGTGAAAACCGGAAAAATAAGCTCCATCTATAAATGCAAAAAACCAGAACTGATCCAAATTTTACGAGAAGAGAGGTTAGAATCTAATGAACCTCATACCGTGGACCAGTTACGAAAACAATTGAGTGATCACTTCAAGAATAAAGGAAAACATCAACAAAAAGCGTGTACCTCAACAATGACCGCGCTAGGCGAGTTGAAACCATTTGATGGAGAAAAGTGGGAAGTGTTTGAACAACagtttgaatgttttatcttagTTAATGATATAACTGAAGACAAAAAAGTGCCTTTATTAATCACTAAATTAACGGCCAAAGTTTTCGAAACACTGACTTACTTATGTTCACCTAAACAACCAAAGACTTTTACATATcaagatttaataaaaaaactacaagACAAATATGTCAAAACGCTATCAACAACATTGGAACGAGCGGAATTTAGAAAAAGAAACCAGCTACCAAATGAGAAAATCCAAGATTATGCCCTAGAGTTGAGAAAACTCGCAGGAAAATGTAATTTCAAAGACATCGATgaccaaattaaagaaaaattcaTGGAAGGAGTGTCATCTAAATT
Proteins encoded in this region:
- the LOC134658828 gene encoding uncharacterized protein LOC134658828, with product MSDSEYQDADLMEEENSEERSNIIQEVKTGKISSIYKCKKPELIQILREERLESNEPHTVDQLRKQLSDHFKNKGKHQQKACTSTMTALGELKPFDGEKWEVFEQQFECFILVNDITEDKKVPLLITKLTAKVFETLTYLCSPKQPKTFTYQDLIKKLQDKYVKTLSTTLERAEFRKRNQLPNEKIQDYALELRKLAGKCNFKDIDDQIKEKFMEGVSSKLIKFELMKSPAEITLEKCIELARTVEAALLHTKNSGEVTEIFYNRGKSKPTYKTKRTDNNNKPGAQCYCCGKNNHLKAECTLKKKYCSECGVQGHVYRMCPKKTRQVNVLESNTSAGNEDNEDVENSVQDLFEGYTTYTVNSMQNN